TTTTTTCCGTTTTATGTACGGCTCCGGAATAAGGTTCCGATTCTATACTTTCGGATTTTCTGATATTGTCTAGATCAATATTACGGATTCGTGGATCGGAATTTAAGAAATGGCGAAGAACTTTTCCTGCTAAAGCGGGAAGGTCCGTATGTTTCGCGAAAAAGTCTTCTCCGTCCGGATCGAATACTAAGACCTCAGGAGGTGTTCGGCCGTAATCTTCTTGGATTCCAAACTCTCCGATCTTAACTAGACCTTCTCGATAACTTAAAGAAGTTTTAAAACCTTCTAAGTTATTCTCCACAGAATAACCGTATTTTTTATTGTCTGGGAACTTATCTCTTAAAAGTAGAAGCAGATTGAAGTAGCTCGGGAAAAGTCCTCTTCTTTTATATTCTTCTAATGTTAATACTAAGATTTCAGGGCGGTTTGGAAGAAGTTCCTTCGCTCGGATCAGGTGATACCAGGCTAAATCATATAAGAATGCATTTTTATTAGCCCGGTATCTTTGGAGTCTATATTCCCCTAAGGTTCTTCTTAATGAATTTCCTTCCGGTAGGTTTTCTAATGCATACAATTCCGAGCGGTTTCTTGCGATCGGATCTAAATCATCCAGGGAGATCAATTTTTCTAAATCGGTTTTGGCTTCTTTGGAAGCGGGATCTTTTTTTAGTCTCGAATAAGAACGTAAATATAGATACTCTGTGGAATTCGGAAATAAAGCTAATAACCGATTTAGATATTCTTCAGCTTCTTGGTATCTTCCGAAATAGATCCTGGTTTTTGCTAAAAGTTTGAGTGCTTCTTCTTCGTTAGGATGTAGGGAAACGGATCTTTCGAATTTTTCAGCGGCTTCTGCGATTTTAGAATCACGTTTACCTCCTTGGGATTTTTCTGCCCAGATTAATAAAAATTTTCCGGATTCTAAGAAGACGGTCGGGTCGTCGGAGGCTTCTGCCTCTAATTGGTTCCTAAGAGATGCAGCTTTTGTAAAGTTACCATCGAATGCTTCTACCTTCGCCTCTAAGGTTTTTACTTCTTTATTCTTAGGAATTCTAGAGTAAGCGGAGTGAAATTCAAAACTTGCTTTTTGAGTTTTGCCGGAAGCAAGCTGTACTTCGATATAGATTGGAAATAGTTCTGAGTCGTATTTATCTTCTTCCAAAAACGGTTTTAAGATCAAAAATGCTTCTTCATAACGCCCAAATTTTGCGAGTGTAATCGCTTTTTCACGGACTGCCTTTTTGTTTTTGGGTTCTAACTCGAGGACTTTATCTAGGGATTGTAATGCTTCCTTTTCTTTATGAAGTTTTAATGCTGCATCTGCTAGCCCCAATCTGGAGCGAACGGAAAGCGGATTTAAATTTACAGCTTCTCGAAAGGAATCATAAGCTGCAGGGTAATTTCTGGAGGCTAACGCACCTTCTCCTTCTTTGATCCAATCTATAGTTTGTTTGGATGAAAGAGAGGCGGATAGAGAGAAAATAAAAAGAAATGCAAAATTCCTGAAAAGAAATTTTAAGTTCAGAGCTGTTTTTGAAACTTTAGATCCGAATATCATGGTGTAAAAAATCCGGTCTCCGCTTTTCCATTAGAATTTCTGAAAATAGCCTCTACGACCACGGGGACATAGACATCCATTCCATCTGGATTAATTCTGCTTTTGAAAGATAGAAGATACCTTCTATCTTTTTTGGAATCTATCCAGCTTCTTAGATTCTTCTCCGTTCCTCCGGAAGGGATAGTTAAAAACTTTCCCCCCGTTTTTTCCGCGATTTCTTTATATACGGAAACCGATTCTCCGTTTTCTCCTAAGCATAAGAAGTAGATCGGAATATCGTGAGATACGGCGAAACGGATGATTTTTGTCGGAGAAAATTGAGTGAATGCTGCTTTGGAATCTTTTCCAGAAACGATCGCGATAATTGCCCTTGGACCTAAGCTATCCAACAAATCTGTAATCCCTTTTTGAAGAGACTTTCCAATTTGGGATTCTTCTTCCGGGGAAAAGGAGCGTAACGCTTTTAAGATATCATACATACTCTTTCCGAAAGGGTAGGCGGTTTGAGTATCTCTTCCGGAACGTAAAAGTTGGATCTTATCTTCTGTTCTAATCTCAGATAGAAACGGACGAATTGCCTTTTCGATAGTCGCGTATGAATCCGATACGATCTGGGAATTTTCGGCAATAATGGAAACGCTTACTCTATTATTATATTTTTTCATATCGGTCAATCCGATCAAAGGAGAAAGATTGTCCATCTCATAGATACGAAAAGAATCGCGAGGGATTGCTTTAACGGGAACCCCATGCCTATCCTTTGCATGAAGAACTAAGGAAATATCCGGATAATCTGAACTGATAGTCCTTTCTACGATCAGATCCAAATTAGAAGAAAGTTGCCCTTTAGGAGAAAAGGATTCGATTCTATGTCTGTTAAAATCTGCAACAAACATGGAGCCGGTATAATCGAAAGCTACTGAGAATGCTTGGTCGAAATTTCGAACCGTATTTTTTGAATCTTTAAAATTGTCGAAACCTGACCATGTTTTAGAAATAGAATCGTAAATAAAAAGACCGGCGGTTTCGTCTGCGACTACTACTTTGTTATCTTTGATCGAAAGATTTCTAGGTCTTTTGAAAGAAGGATTATTTATCTCTTTCAAAAAGTTTCCCTCGTGATCAAAAACAACGAGCCTCTTGTTTCCTCGATCTGCTACGAAAATTTCGCCACGATTGTTTACTTTAATCCCTGCAGGTTGTTTTAGGATTCCGACTCCGATTTCTTGGAGAGGTTCTCCAGTTCTAGAAAGTTTTTGGACTCTATTATTTCCCATATCCGAAACATAAAGGAATCCTTCTTTCGTAAAATAAAGCCCTGCCGGCCCGTGAAAATTGCCGGGATCTTTTCCGGTAGAGCCGAAACGATTTACGTAAGTGCCTCTGGTATCGAACTCGTAAATTTTATCTCCTGCATAATCTGCAACGAAGATAGATTTGCCTCGAATGCTTATACCAACCGGTCCTTCCAAGTTTCTTCCAAATGAGCCTTTGAAATTTTCGATTGGGAAACCATTGGCGTCGAATTTAACCACATTGGCTGTATCGAAACTTACTACGTAAAGATATCCTTCTTCGTCGACTGCTAGGTCGGCCGGATTTCTGAAGCGAAACCTTCTCAGATCATCTCCGAAAATAGATTTATAATATTCTAAATTATCTTTTCTATTCCCACCGCCTAGTCTGTATCTTAATGCGTCTAAACGATTCTTACTGATCAGGTCGAGTTTATTAGAAGATTCTAATTGTTCCAATTCGGAAAGACTTTCCTGCCAGTCTCCGCTAAGATAATATGCTTCCGAAAGAAAGAATTTAGGATGAACAAAATCTGGTTTGATGGAAAGCGCTCGAATGAAATTCTCTCTGGCCGCAGCGAATTCTCCCTTATTATAATAGGCGAGACCTCGCTTAAAGAATGTCTTGGCTTCTTTTTCTTTTAGCCCGAAATTAGGAAGGGGTTCGGACCATCCGGATTGCGTGAGAATTCCTAAGAGTAGAACTAAAATGAAAAGTTTTGTCTGCGTACGTCTCCCCATTCTAATCCTCTCAGTCGATAGAACAGCTTAAGAGACATAATTTCAACCTATTTTTCGGCAGTTCAATATGGGTTTTATCGTTCTAGCAAGCGATTTAAGGCAATGGTTTTGTTGGAGCTCCTACAGGTTTGATGGAAATAAATCAGTTTGTCAAAACCTGGGTTTTGTGAAAATGTCCGTTTTTCTCCACCGCTTCGCTCCGGCCCCCACCCAAATCGGGCGGGGCCCGATTTGGACGTATGTAGGAGTTCCCACATATCGAGACCCCTAGGGAATGAAATACCCGAAGGGTAGTCGAGCTTCGCGAGGAGCCGTCCTGAAAATTAACCGAGTCTTCTTTTGACTGAAAATCTTTCTTTTAGATTGGAAGAGGGGGAGTTACCAGTGGGAGAGAGCCAGGCGTTTTTCCAATTGGAATGCCATTCGGACCATTCGTTTCGGACGGATTGGTTTTGTTGGAGTTCCTCTTCCACCTCTCTCATCAGGCGGTCCAGTAGGATCACGTAGTTTCTGAATCGCAGGGCCAGGTCGGTATTTGAGGAAAGTTCCTGCATGGTTTTCATATCGGCCCAAGTGAGTGCGAAGTAGCATTTTTTTGTCGGAAATTTTGATCGGAAATAAAAAGAAATATAGGTCGTTAACCGGCAAGGACGGCGATATGTGCTTCCACACTTTCGGCCAAGGCATCCAGGTCATACCCTCCTTCTAAGAAGGAAACGGTTTTGGCACCGATCTGTTTTGTTGCGGACAATACTAATCTTGTGAATTCTGCGAATGCGTTTGTGCTTAGATTCATACCTGCTAATGGATCTCTTTTATGTCCGTCGAAACCGGCGGAGATCAATACATACTCTGGTTGAAATTCCAAGATGGAAGGGGCCACTACTTCCTGGAAATAATGCAGATATTCTTTATCTCCTGAGCCCATAGCTAACGGGATGTTTAATGTATAGTTTTGTCCTTTTCCTTCTCCTCTTTCATGGACTGAGCCTGTTCCAGGATAATAAGGATATTGGTGAAGCGAGGTGAAGAATACTTTGTCCGAATCGTAAAATATTTCCTGTGTTCCGTTTCCGTGATGCACATCCCAATCCAGTATATAAACTTTTTCTACTCCTTGTGTAAGTAAATAACCTGCAGTGATCGCTATATTATTCAATAAACAAAACCCCATGGATCTTCCCGTTTCCGCGTGATGTCCTGGTGGTCTGACAAGTGCGATTCCTGATTCTATTTCATTAGATCTGATCTTATTCACCAGGTCTACTCCGCTTCCTGCTGCCAAGAGTGCCGCATCAAAACTGGATTCGGAATATGGTGTGTCTCCATCGAAACTTCCTTTTTTACCTTGGATGACTGAAAATCTTTCTCTATGTCTGTGATTATGTACGGATTCGATTAGTTCTAAAGGTAGCTTGTTCGGTTTGATCCAATTCAAGTCCTTAAAATAAGAAGTCTTATGAAGTCGATTGAGTATGGATTCCAATCTTTGAGGGGACTCTGGGTGGAATGTCCCGGTGTCATGCAATAAGAATGTATCGTCATAGGCGTAGCCGAGTTTCATTTTCTTCTCCCGTTTTTTGTTGGAAGTCCTACAAAGAGGACAAGTACCGAGGTCTCCGGTTCGATACTATAATATAGATCCGGAGTAAATTTGTGCGCAAACCGTTTTCACTTTTTCCAATCTTAGTTCTTACCGCTTTTCCGGTCTGTGCAGAGTTCACTATCCCTTATCCTGATAATTCGAAAAGGAAAGAAACTCCTGTTTTAGAATCCACTACGGATATTAAAACCAAACCCCAATCTATTTCCAAAGAAAAGGAGAAGAAAGGTGAGATACGACTTTCTTCCAGAAACACTCCGGTGGAAAGCGAAAAGGAAGCTCCGAAAGAGAAACTTAAAAAGTTTTTTGCAAGATCTACGAACAAGGGTGCTTATGCGGATCGCCCTAAATTCTATCGTGGACTTTATGTGAATAATTCTTTGGTTTCGGATAAGTCCCGCAAGAATGAATGGGAGTCCTTATTAAAGGATGCATCCGACTATGGAGTAAATGTTTTAGTGATTGATCTTCAACCTAAAACTCCTTCTCCGGAAGAGATCTCTCGTATTAAAGAATTGGGTTTTTATCCGGTGGGAAGGCTCGTAAATTTCGACGGTGGACTTAAGACTAAATATCCTAGTCCGGAAAGGCTGAATTCTATTTTGGGATACGTGAGAAAGGCCTGCCTTTCAGGATTTCCGGAAGTACAATTAGATTATATACGTTATGCGGATGTTACCGATATCGATCTTTCTTTGAAGGAAAAATATAATAATATCAACGAGATTGTAAATCGCATACGAGGAGAAGCCAACCAATGTGAGAAACTTCCATATTTGGGTGCGGATATTTTTGGTAGGATTCCTTTTAACCGCGACGATCAGATCGGGCAGAAGGTAGAAAACTTCGCTCAACTTGTGGACGTAATCTATCCTATGTTATATCCTTCTCATTTTTACGGCCAACCTGCTCGTATTGCGAATCCCTACCAAACCGTTTATGATGGTTTGAAGAATACTAGAAAAAGATCCTTATCTACTACAAAAGTAGTCGGATGGATCCAGGGTTTTGGAATGAGTCTTGGTCCTTCCGGCAAGTCTTTGAAGGATTATATTAAAGCCCAAATCGAAGCAAGCGTGGACAGCGATAGTGACGGTTTTGTGGTCTGGAATATTGTTGGAAAATACGGAGATACTTTCCGAGCGATTGAGGAAAGTATCCAGAATGGAAAGTTGAAGATAGAGGATTAAGATTTGAATCTCGATGTTGGAATTCCAACACGAATTTTGCGTAAAAAATCGGTTGTAATAATTAGGAATTTATGATATAGCGAGGTAGTGCTCCCACGGGCCACTCCCCCCGACCCAAAAATTAGGGTGGGGGAGTCTTCTGCCATGTTGGAGTTCCAACATCACGCTTTAAGAGCAGAAACTCGGTCCTAAAGTCCAAGATCTTTTTCTAATATTAGAAGATCCTTATCTCCTGGGACAGTCTTAGGCCTATGTAGTTTATATGCCTGAATAGACTCGATGGCTTTCGTTCTCAGAAAATTCGCTTCTTCGCTGATCGTTGTGGACTTTGCTCCACCGGAAAGTTCCATATATCTCTTTCCGTATAAGAGAGAAGTCAATCTATGAAGTCTGTAGTCAGTAATGTTATCCAGGCTTGCTTCTTTTAAAAGTTTTTGAGCGATTTCCCAGGATTTTTCTTGGCGATTTCTGAGCTTAGGCTCTTCTTCCGGTGTGACACTTCCTTTTGGTCTTTTTCCGGACGAGTAAGAAATATATAATTTATAATAAGTTTCCGCACTTCGGATTAAAAGTTCATAATCCGTTTTTGAAAGTCGAAATCCTTCTCTCGCAACTTCTTGCGCTCTTTCTAATTCCTCCGGAACGGAACTATTTTTTGGAAAGCTGGGAGCCTGGTCCGCTTTGCAGTTTAAAAAAGAAACGTATTCTCTTGAAAATCGGATCAGGTCTTGGTCGGAATCGAATCTAGATCTTTTTTTCCAAGCCGAAGAAAACTCCGCTCCTGCACTCATTGGAAGAATGCCGGAACATACCGGTTCTTTAGAATCCATTCCGGCTTCGCTCAAATATAACATTCCTAATCTGTAATGTGGTACGGGGGACATCGGATCTAAACGAATTGCCTTTCGGAAGGATTGGATTGCTTCCGGGATTTCATCTCTTGTAAAATGATAATCCCCGGTTTTACGTTCTACTAATGCAGGTCCGCTGAGTTCGGAGGAGACCGGATAGGCTACGGTTAGGACCTTCTCCTTTGCCATTCCTAAATATCCGACACCTCTTAATTGTTTTCCGGTAAATGCGGTCTGAAAGATGGATTTAACTTCTATTTGCCCCACGATACTTCCGTCTTTAAACGTTACATGGTCGAAATCTTTTTCGATTAAATAGAGTATCTGTCCAGGACGGATGCCCGGATCATAATGCACTTTTACTGTGACTATATCCGGTCTGGTATCATATCCTAATTCGAAACTTTTGTATTTCCCTTCATATTCGATCGGTTTAACTTTATCGAACATAATGGTCTCCCCGACTAAGACCATTTTTTCTTTTCTAGGCATTCCGTCTTTTCCAGAGTTTTTAGGCATTCCAACATCTCGGAATGCGTATACGAATTCTTTGGAGGAGATCGAAGAAGAAAAAGCGCAGAGCAATAGTACGATTATAGGTCGGGTTAGGGCCATAGTTTTATTTTCGGCCGGATTGGAGTATGGCAATAGAAATTTTAAGCTCTGGGGCGACTCCTCGCGAGGCTCGGACCGCGCTGCTACGACTTCGCGCATTCGCGCTCATCCCGGCAAAGCCAGGACTAAAGGTCTCCGCATCGCTGTCGCGGTTCGTTAGGCCAAGATCTTGCTAAAGTCCTGGATTACCTGATAACTGTGTTCCGCCTGAGGGTGGTTTCCTGGACGAGAAAGTAAAATGGGTCGAACTCCCGCTTCGGATGCCGCATCCGCTTCTTCTTTTATATCCGTGAAGAATACGATGGACCTCGGGGACAAAGAAAGTTTTTCAGCTATCTTCGTATAACTTGAGGATTCTTTTTTCCCACCTATTGCAGTATCGAAATAACCTTCGAAATATACAGTTAGGTCTCCTGCCTCGCAATATTTATAGATCAGTACCTGCGCTTCTACACTTCCTGAAGAATATACTGCGGCACGTTTGCCCGATTTTCTGATTCTTTCTAAAAAAGGAGGGACGTCTGAGAATATCGTACTTTTCAATTCTCCGGATTCGTATCCTTTCTTCCAGATCCTACCTTGGATCTCTTTCAAAATTCCTAATTTACGATCTTTGGATACTAGGTATTTGCAAAATTTAGTAAGTGATTCAGGGGAATCGGAAACTTCTTCCGTATATTCGCTTTCGTTTTTGGATGCGAGGATGAGCTCCTCGGCGAAACTTTTTTCCGCCGAGGTTTCAGAGAAGAATGGTTTAAAGTTTTGGACCGAGTAAGGGAATAAAACCTTATGCACGAATTCTATCGGCGTAGTTGTCCCTTCTATATCAAATAAATATAACTCGGCGTTTTGTTCTTCCAATTAAGCTGTCCTTTTAATCCTGTTAGCTTCGGCAGCCAGTTCTTCATGCATCTTTTGTTCATCTTGTTTGAAATTTTTCAGGATATAAAGCCAAGCCAGTCCGCAAGGTATCCAGAAAAGGATCGCGATCGTGAATGCTTGTGTCCTGTCCGGCAATATTGTGAGAATCAATGCTGCCATTGCAGGCCCCAATCCGTTTCCAAGATTATCCGTCAGATTGTATAATGCGAACATAGAAGATCTGCTTTTGGGAGGATTGACGTTCATGATCAATGCTCTTACGTTCGGTCCTGTTACAGAAATAATAATACCTGTAAGTATATTAATAAAAATGAATGCAGAACTTCCTGCCACACTCCCTGCATGCAATAAATAAACGGTAGGAAGGATTCCGATCAAGATCATACTTCCGCAAAAAATAGGTAATAATGTCTTGTTCGTATCGTATATTTTTTGGCCGACAATCCCGCCGAAAAAGGTTCCGATAAAGATCCCAACTGCAGCAAAGATTACCATGGCTGAGGCTGAATCTTTCGGCATTCCATATTGGAATTCGTAATAATCGTTCAAGAATACGAAAAATACCCCCCAAGGCACGCACCCCGGGATCCCTTGAAGGAAAATACCAATATTACTCTTGGTTGCGAAAATCGTGCGAATATCTTTCCATGTTAAACGAACGGACTCTGAATTAACATCCGTGGAGATATTTGTCAGTTCCTTTTCCTTTCCACCTCTAACCGGTTCCTTACAGAATAATCCATAAACAAGCATGAATAGGAAAGAAGGGGCGGCCATATAGATAAAACTCTCTCTCCAGCCGTTGATCGGGTCTGCAGTGCCTAAAGTACCTCCGACCATTTGTCCGAGTCCAACTCCGAGTCCCATAGAAAGAGAAAGATAACCTGCTGCGGTAGATCTAGACTTGTCCGAGAAATAGTCTCCAACGAGTGAGAATAGAAGTGGGAAACTTCCCCCCAAACCGAAACCGGTCAGAGTTCTAAGAATTAGGAATTCGTCGTAGGTTCTCGCGAATCCGGAAAGAAGGCAAGGGATCTCCCCCAATAATACTGTTCCGATGACCAAAGGTTTTCTAGGAAATCTTTGCGTAAGATATCCCATATAAACCGAAACCAATCCTCCTAGAACGAAAAAACAAATCGGGATCAATCCTCCCAATTTCCAATCGATCTCTCTTTGGTCGGTGATCCCGAAAGAGCCTGCTATATTTCTGAGGTTCGGAGCGATCAGGTTTTGGTCCGCGAATAGAAAGAAAGCCATTCCCATGATCATCCAAAAGGCGAGGATCGCGTTTCCTCCATGGCTAGCGAGTTCGCCTAATCCGAAATATCGAAGCAGGCTTTTTTCCGAGGTCGGTTGAGACATCCAATTCTCTCCACTGTGTTTATGTTTCAAATGCATGTCGGCTTCTACAAGAAGCACGTAAAGCGACAGATTGGTGAGGGGAAAAGGAATCGGCAACGAAAATGTGAAAGTCTTCGAGCTTTGAAGGAAAGAAGGGTCCGATTTTCGTCCTAGAACATCCTCTTTCTTCCGTTTTGGAATAATTACTTGACCCGACGTTTACTTGTCTATAGCTTCGGTCCGACTACGAGGGATGCCGCCCCTAACCTAGATGGAGCCAAACAGCATGGCCTACCAACATAAAGAATTCTTCTTTCAATCTTCCAGAGACAATACCAAATTATACGCCCAGGCATGGACCAAATCCGGAGCTAATCGTGTAATCGTTTTTTGTCATGGATTCGGAGAACATAGCGGTAGGTATTCTAACCTCATCCAATATTTTAAAGAAAGTGACGTCAGCTTTTACGGTCTGGATCTAAGAGGTCACGGTAAATCGGAAGGCAAAAGAGGTCATGCTTCCGGTTTCGAATCCTTTGTGGATGATCTGGCGGATTTTGTTCAAGAGGTTCGTAAAAGAGAACAGAAGGATAAAATCCTACTTTTAGGTCATTCTATGGGAGGAGTAGTAGTCATCCGCTACGCCTTAGAAGGGATTAACCAGGATTATATCTATGGAGTTGTGGCCTGTTCTTCTGCATTAAAAATTCCTACTACTGCATTCCAAAGATTCCAGATCTCCGTAGCCGGTTTCTTACGTAAGATATCACCTTCCACTACTTTGGACGCAAACCTAGATACAAGTTTGGTTAGCCGGGATCTGGAAGTAGTCCAGGCATATATCGATGATCCTTTGGTTCACGGTAAAATTTCATTCTCCATGGGGTACGAATTATTCCAACAAGGGGGGATTGCGAATAGAAAGGCAGGGATTTTAAGAACTCCTATTTTGATCCTGCACGGTCTGGCGGATGGGATCGCTGATCCGGCGGGAAGTTTGGAGTTTTATAATCATTTGGTTTATAAGAATAAAAGAATGAAGACCTATAAGGGCTTTTACCACGAACTTATGAACGAACCGGCTGGAGAAAGAGATAAGGTGTTAAAGGATATCAAAGAATTTATGGATTCGTTGGTTCCAGAAAGGGCAAAATCCTCTGCCAAAAAGCCGAGCGTTAAGAGAGCCGCAAAATCTAAACCTTCTCCTAAAAAGAAAGTAGCAGCAAAGAAGAAGTAAGTCGTTACTGAAATCTTAAGATAGTAAAATTGATCGGATAAATCGGATGTTGGAGTTCCAACATCCGGTATACAAATCGATTGAAAGGTTTGGCGGAAAAGCCCGGGCCCTTCTTCTATTCTTTCCTAAGTCTGTAAGTGATCGTAAAAGAAAGGAAGAATAAGAAAGAAAGTATTCCAATCACCCCGTAGATCGTTTTTTCGGTAGAAACGAATATGCTCCCATTATTGATCTCTCGTTCCTGGTTCGCGGTTTCGTTGATTGGTTCTCCTCCGATTACGGATAAAGTGATCTCATACTGAGGTCCCGCATAACTGACTATATTCGAATTCACATCCGGGGGAGCGTCTACAGAAACAGGGCGTGTTCCCTTCTGCCCAATAAAGGAAACCTGCATGTCTTTAGGTTTGGAGAAGATCACTTTCTCTCCTTCTTGGTTCTCGAATAATAATCGATCCTTGAATTGGGTCGGAGATAGATTGGTAGAAGGAATCACATAACTCACAAATAACTGAGAAGTCCCCGGAAGGATCGCTCTATCAATCACCCATCCGTTTTTTCCCTTAGTCAACTGGATCGGGATGGCCATCTTATTCGTACTCTGGGTCAATTGAGCACTAATATCTAACGCTTCTTCAGGAACATAAACTTCTAATGGATCGTTCGGGTTCTGGAAACTTTTAGGGGGAATGGTATTATTGGTAAGAATAGATACTTTAGAAATAACTAATGCATCTTTTTCTCTCACTACTTGGAGGAGAGATTTGGTTTTGACTACGGACCGATCCAGAGTTTTATCATAAACTGTTACCTCTTGTGGTCGGGACCTCATCATAGGTACCGGAGGAATCATCTTATTATAATTTACTCCATTATAAGTCACCTGCAGCAGAATAGGAAGTCCATCCGGCGCATTGATCTTAGGAAGTTTAAAACTTCCTCTTACTGGACCCTGGTCAGGAAGAGGTAAGGGCATCATCTGTCTTTCCAAGGCGAATAGACGAATACCTTCCGCGGAGCCCGGTCCGCCTGTGCTTCCGTTTTTGAGGACTATCTGTAGCTCTAGTTCCTCCCCAAACAAGGGAGATAGGCTAAAACATATAAAAAGAGAAAAGAATAGGATTAGAAATTTATTCTGCATGGGACCGATTCCAATGTTTCTTATCCCCT
This genomic stretch from Leptospira neocaledonica harbors:
- a CDS encoding putative glycoside hydrolase — encoded protein: MRKPFSLFPILVLTAFPVCAEFTIPYPDNSKRKETPVLESTTDIKTKPQSISKEKEKKGEIRLSSRNTPVESEKEAPKEKLKKFFARSTNKGAYADRPKFYRGLYVNNSLVSDKSRKNEWESLLKDASDYGVNVLVIDLQPKTPSPEEISRIKELGFYPVGRLVNFDGGLKTKYPSPERLNSILGYVRKACLSGFPEVQLDYIRYADVTDIDLSLKEKYNNINEIVNRIRGEANQCEKLPYLGADIFGRIPFNRDDQIGQKVENFAQLVDVIYPMLYPSHFYGQPARIANPYQTVYDGLKNTRKRSLSTTKVVGWIQGFGMSLGPSGKSLKDYIKAQIEASVDSDSDGFVVWNIVGKYGDTFRAIEESIQNGKLKIED
- a CDS encoding MFS transporter; amino-acid sequence: MSQPTSEKSLLRYFGLGELASHGGNAILAFWMIMGMAFFLFADQNLIAPNLRNIAGSFGITDQREIDWKLGGLIPICFFVLGGLVSVYMGYLTQRFPRKPLVIGTVLLGEIPCLLSGFARTYDEFLILRTLTGFGLGGSFPLLFSLVGDYFSDKSRSTAAGYLSLSMGLGVGLGQMVGGTLGTADPINGWRESFIYMAAPSFLFMLVYGLFCKEPVRGGKEKELTNISTDVNSESVRLTWKDIRTIFATKSNIGIFLQGIPGCVPWGVFFVFLNDYYEFQYGMPKDSASAMVIFAAVGIFIGTFFGGIVGQKIYDTNKTLLPIFCGSMILIGILPTVYLLHAGSVAGSSAFIFINILTGIIISVTGPNVRALIMNVNPPKSRSSMFALYNLTDNLGNGLGPAMAALILTILPDRTQAFTIAILFWIPCGLAWLYILKNFKQDEQKMHEELAAEANRIKRTA
- a CDS encoding tetratricopeptide repeat protein, with the protein product MGRRTQTKLFILVLLLGILTQSGWSEPLPNFGLKEKEAKTFFKRGLAYYNKGEFAAARENFIRALSIKPDFVHPKFFLSEAYYLSGDWQESLSELEQLESSNKLDLISKNRLDALRYRLGGGNRKDNLEYYKSIFGDDLRRFRFRNPADLAVDEEGYLYVVSFDTANVVKFDANGFPIENFKGSFGRNLEGPVGISIRGKSIFVADYAGDKIYEFDTRGTYVNRFGSTGKDPGNFHGPAGLYFTKEGFLYVSDMGNNRVQKLSRTGEPLQEIGVGILKQPAGIKVNNRGEIFVADRGNKRLVVFDHEGNFLKEINNPSFKRPRNLSIKDNKVVVADETAGLFIYDSISKTWSGFDNFKDSKNTVRNFDQAFSVAFDYTGSMFVADFNRHRIESFSPKGQLSSNLDLIVERTISSDYPDISLVLHAKDRHGVPVKAIPRDSFRIYEMDNLSPLIGLTDMKKYNNRVSVSIIAENSQIVSDSYATIEKAIRPFLSEIRTEDKIQLLRSGRDTQTAYPFGKSMYDILKALRSFSPEEESQIGKSLQKGITDLLDSLGPRAIIAIVSGKDSKAAFTQFSPTKIIRFAVSHDIPIYFLCLGENGESVSVYKEIAEKTGGKFLTIPSGGTEKNLRSWIDSKKDRRYLLSFKSRINPDGMDVYVPVVVEAIFRNSNGKAETGFFTP
- a CDS encoding tetratricopeptide repeat protein, with translation MIFGSKVSKTALNLKFLFRNFAFLFIFSLSASLSSKQTIDWIKEGEGALASRNYPAAYDSFREAVNLNPLSVRSRLGLADAALKLHKEKEALQSLDKVLELEPKNKKAVREKAITLAKFGRYEEAFLILKPFLEEDKYDSELFPIYIEVQLASGKTQKASFEFHSAYSRIPKNKEVKTLEAKVEAFDGNFTKAASLRNQLEAEASDDPTVFLESGKFLLIWAEKSQGGKRDSKIAEAAEKFERSVSLHPNEEEALKLLAKTRIYFGRYQEAEEYLNRLLALFPNSTEYLYLRSYSRLKKDPASKEAKTDLEKLISLDDLDPIARNRSELYALENLPEGNSLRRTLGEYRLQRYRANKNAFLYDLAWYHLIRAKELLPNRPEILVLTLEEYKRRGLFPSYFNLLLLLRDKFPDNKKYGYSVENNLEGFKTSLSYREGLVKIGEFGIQEDYGRTPPEVLVFDPDGEDFFAKHTDLPALAGKVLRHFLNSDPRIRNIDLDNIRKSESIESEPYSGAVHKTEKNYSSIKNSKGENVRFVVSGKISFQDDNLRIEWSLRDHKEEKILGKFRIYAKGRDALAEATLRARDKILALIPASGRVHRVKEDSLIVNAGIIDGLKKGTTVYFFNSATLLGEGTVTEADLYTAKVVPKNQDAVLRNIAVGNKAYWKKTDNPPSN
- the mtnC gene encoding acireductone synthase produces the protein MEEQNAELYLFDIEGTTTPIEFVHKVLFPYSVQNFKPFFSETSAEKSFAEELILASKNESEYTEEVSDSPESLTKFCKYLVSKDRKLGILKEIQGRIWKKGYESGELKSTIFSDVPPFLERIRKSGKRAAVYSSGSVEAQVLIYKYCEAGDLTVYFEGYFDTAIGGKKESSSYTKIAEKLSLSPRSIVFFTDIKEEADAASEAGVRPILLSRPGNHPQAEHSYQVIQDFSKILA
- a CDS encoding histone deacetylase family protein is translated as MKLGYAYDDTFLLHDTGTFHPESPQRLESILNRLHKTSYFKDLNWIKPNKLPLELIESVHNHRHRERFSVIQGKKGSFDGDTPYSESSFDAALLAAGSGVDLVNKIRSNEIESGIALVRPPGHHAETGRSMGFCLLNNIAITAGYLLTQGVEKVYILDWDVHHGNGTQEIFYDSDKVFFTSLHQYPYYPGTGSVHERGEGKGQNYTLNIPLAMGSGDKEYLHYFQEVVAPSILEFQPEYVLISAGFDGHKRDPLAGMNLSTNAFAEFTRLVLSATKQIGAKTVSFLEGGYDLDALAESVEAHIAVLAG
- a CDS encoding tetratricopeptide repeat protein, which translates into the protein MALTRPIIVLLLCAFSSSISSKEFVYAFRDVGMPKNSGKDGMPRKEKMVLVGETIMFDKVKPIEYEGKYKSFELGYDTRPDIVTVKVHYDPGIRPGQILYLIEKDFDHVTFKDGSIVGQIEVKSIFQTAFTGKQLRGVGYLGMAKEKVLTVAYPVSSELSGPALVERKTGDYHFTRDEIPEAIQSFRKAIRLDPMSPVPHYRLGMLYLSEAGMDSKEPVCSGILPMSAGAEFSSAWKKRSRFDSDQDLIRFSREYVSFLNCKADQAPSFPKNSSVPEELERAQEVAREGFRLSKTDYELLIRSAETYYKLYISYSSGKRPKGSVTPEEEPKLRNRQEKSWEIAQKLLKEASLDNITDYRLHRLTSLLYGKRYMELSGGAKSTTISEEANFLRTKAIESIQAYKLHRPKTVPGDKDLLILEKDLGL